Proteins encoded within one genomic window of Citricoccus muralis:
- a CDS encoding MFS transporter, which produces MVLTLHIAVTMGLGYGLAGLAAASLTLGIAVGAPWRGRQVDRVGLRRALIPSVVAEAVVWAIAPWLPYPALLAAVFIGGVFSLPIFSIVRQSLGVMTRGQDRQTAFALDSIFTEMVFMAGPAMGALTATLWSSAWGLVIIGVSGSVTGAYLMWFNPPTRSSQRYVPSRPGDFTEAEEHERAVADAVHSAPAHVDLTATELPATTGSIPIISALTTQADAEEVTVTARVRRQFSWVSGSALAVLLVSFAAGLLMVATEVSMVAQLESVGQASKVGIVFAFWCGASAVGGIFYGALRKNISPMLMMALFAVFTFPMAFAEDVWVMAIISLGSGFFTAPTLASASSMLSHLVSEERRGEAMGFYGSAMTAGAALGSPMAGIFIDVVSPHAGFIFASAVSLAFAALAWVFRMLRRRRHRWLK; this is translated from the coding sequence GTGGTCTTGACGCTTCACATCGCGGTCACCATGGGGTTGGGGTACGGGCTCGCAGGTCTCGCTGCGGCCTCATTGACGCTGGGTATCGCGGTAGGCGCGCCGTGGCGAGGCAGACAGGTGGATCGCGTAGGTCTGCGCCGAGCGCTGATTCCCTCGGTGGTCGCTGAAGCCGTCGTCTGGGCTATTGCGCCGTGGTTGCCTTACCCGGCTCTGCTGGCGGCGGTGTTCATCGGCGGCGTGTTCTCACTACCGATCTTCTCCATCGTGCGTCAGTCGTTGGGCGTGATGACGCGAGGTCAGGATCGACAGACCGCCTTCGCTCTTGACTCGATCTTCACCGAAATGGTCTTCATGGCCGGCCCGGCCATGGGAGCGCTGACGGCCACACTATGGTCTTCGGCGTGGGGTCTCGTCATCATTGGTGTCTCCGGGTCAGTAACCGGGGCGTATTTGATGTGGTTCAATCCACCGACGCGCTCGTCTCAGCGATATGTGCCGTCTCGTCCCGGTGATTTCACCGAAGCCGAGGAACATGAACGTGCAGTGGCCGACGCTGTGCACTCTGCACCAGCACACGTGGACCTGACTGCAACGGAGCTACCCGCGACGACGGGGTCCATCCCGATCATCAGCGCGCTCACAACACAGGCCGACGCCGAGGAAGTCACTGTTACTGCCCGTGTGCGCCGTCAGTTCTCTTGGGTTAGCGGATCCGCGCTCGCGGTCTTGCTGGTTTCATTCGCAGCGGGTCTACTGATGGTTGCTACAGAAGTGTCGATGGTGGCGCAGCTGGAGTCCGTGGGACAAGCTTCTAAAGTCGGCATCGTGTTCGCGTTTTGGTGTGGTGCGTCCGCAGTCGGCGGGATTTTCTACGGTGCGCTGCGCAAGAACATTTCACCGATGCTCATGATGGCTCTCTTCGCCGTCTTCACTTTCCCCATGGCGTTTGCAGAAGACGTCTGGGTAATGGCGATCATTTCGCTCGGGTCAGGCTTCTTCACGGCTCCGACGCTGGCATCGGCTTCATCCATGCTGTCGCATTTGGTTTCCGAAGAGCGCCGGGGAGAAGCCATGGGCTTTTACGGATCTGCGATGACCGCCGGCGCGGCGCTCGGCTCGCCGATGGCTGGTATTTTCATCGATGTGGTGAGCCCTCACGCGGGCTTCATTTTCGCATCAGCTGTCTCATTGGCGTTTGCCGCTCTTGCCTGGGTCTTTCGGATGCTGCGTCGACGTCGGCATCGCTGGTTAAAGTGA
- a CDS encoding DUF4917 family protein has product MGQNVLLSHAEAYSWVDDSGVKGKPHLLLGNGFSVAYDRERFSYSALVDHARGAGRFSVLADRFFQALATCDFEVVIQQMSTAAMALEVLDAEGHGREIEDLRCEAESLKELLALSLASLHPERPAQIEDDSYFRVKRFIEGHAKIYTSNYDLLLYWTLMQNDDESSFKVSDDGFRSHADSAEYVVWNHLDPHAQNIFYLHGALHLYRDVDSAELHKLTWVRTDVPLIDQIRAQLHNNHFPLIVAEGTSSEKLAKIQMSDYLSKGLRSLANIGGGLLVFGLSFGANDDHISQALIKSKVSRIAVSLFGDPEGEANRKTIDAVNRIVRDRKAQRANRPLEVKFFDASSVSLW; this is encoded by the coding sequence ATGGGTCAAAATGTTCTACTTTCGCATGCGGAAGCTTATAGCTGGGTTGACGATAGTGGTGTAAAGGGAAAACCGCATTTGTTACTTGGGAACGGTTTTAGCGTCGCGTATGACAGGGAGCGTTTCTCATATAGTGCTCTTGTCGACCATGCTCGGGGTGCGGGGCGATTTAGTGTATTGGCTGATAGGTTCTTCCAAGCGCTGGCGACCTGTGATTTTGAAGTCGTGATTCAGCAGATGTCCACAGCGGCAATGGCCTTAGAAGTTTTGGACGCAGAGGGGCATGGGCGTGAAATCGAAGACCTGAGATGTGAAGCAGAGTCGCTTAAGGAACTACTGGCGTTATCGCTTGCATCGTTGCATCCAGAGCGACCTGCTCAAATAGAAGACGACTCGTATTTTCGCGTGAAGCGCTTTATTGAGGGCCACGCGAAAATTTATACGTCGAACTATGATTTACTTCTGTATTGGACACTCATGCAGAATGATGATGAATCAAGTTTCAAGGTAAGTGACGACGGTTTTCGGAGTCACGCTGATTCCGCAGAATACGTGGTTTGGAACCATCTGGATCCACATGCCCAGAACATCTTTTACTTGCATGGTGCCTTGCATCTGTATCGAGATGTCGACAGTGCCGAACTGCACAAGCTAACTTGGGTACGCACTGATGTCCCGTTGATTGACCAAATACGGGCTCAGCTTCACAATAATCATTTTCCGCTAATCGTGGCAGAAGGGACAAGTTCAGAGAAGCTCGCGAAAATTCAGATGAGCGACTACCTATCGAAAGGGTTAAGGTCGTTGGCGAACATCGGTGGGGGGCTTCTTGTGTTTGGCTTATCGTTCGGTGCGAATGACGATCACATCTCTCAGGCCTTGATCAAGTCCAAAGTGTCGCGTATCGCCGTTTCCTTGTTTGGGGATCCGGAGGGGGAGGCGAACCGAAAGACAATTGATGCCGTGAATCGAATTGTGAGAGACCGCAAGGCTCAAAGAGCGAATAGGCCGTTGGAAGTGAAATTCTTTGATGCTTCTTCCGTTTCATTGTGGTGA
- a CDS encoding GIY-YIG nuclease family protein: protein MASSGRARVDEVKSKPKSKELPAAIVQEFRSLFDKAKSQKDNEGRKITSAKWGVYAFYDYDGEPIYVGQTKESLATRLNRHLTNQRTDAVAMRILDVFEVAEMEVWPLWHLEYTPSKNVDATSFSDATRQLDAYEYSAYLRAISNSKFGAILNEKIPPASTPIDLPESYRFKLISEATKEERGHPDVRIARRAETISRLASVAFERGQVSAGLRRVLVVQAVRLAYKSAERYKFAEGKDAPDPSAISVEGLIGSVKYPTDDEGSGD, encoded by the coding sequence ATGGCTAGTAGCGGACGTGCACGTGTTGACGAAGTGAAGAGCAAGCCAAAGTCCAAAGAACTTCCGGCTGCCATAGTTCAAGAATTCAGATCTTTATTCGACAAAGCAAAGAGTCAAAAGGATAATGAGGGTCGCAAGATAACTTCCGCAAAATGGGGAGTATACGCATTCTACGACTATGACGGTGAGCCTATTTACGTGGGACAGACAAAGGAAAGTCTAGCAACACGGCTAAATCGTCACCTAACAAACCAGAGAACCGATGCTGTCGCAATGCGAATACTAGATGTCTTCGAGGTCGCCGAAATGGAGGTTTGGCCCCTGTGGCACCTTGAGTACACTCCCAGCAAGAACGTGGACGCTACCTCTTTTTCGGATGCCACGCGCCAGCTGGACGCGTACGAATACTCAGCTTACTTAAGAGCGATTTCAAATAGTAAATTTGGCGCGATTTTAAATGAAAAAATCCCTCCCGCTTCGACCCCGATAGACCTGCCCGAGTCTTATCGATTCAAGCTAATCTCGGAGGCCACCAAAGAGGAGAGGGGACATCCCGACGTTCGCATTGCGAGACGCGCGGAGACTATCTCAAGGCTTGCATCCGTAGCATTCGAAAGAGGGCAAGTATCTGCCGGACTCAGACGTGTGCTCGTTGTACAGGCTGTCCGGCTGGCCTATAAATCTGCAGAACGATATAAGTTTGCCGAAGGAAAAGACGCGCCAGATCCAAGCGCAATCTCGGTTGAGGGGCTCATTGGTTCCGTCAAGTACCCCACGGACGACGAAGGGAGCGGCGACTAG
- a CDS encoding acetyl-CoA C-acetyltransferase — protein sequence MQHNDRDAVIVAGARTPFTRLLGAQASLSAVELGAHAINHAVRRSDVDANDIDTVIMGQVVQAGCGQNPARQSALAAGIGYDVPAITINKVCLSGATAVIEATRRIRLGEIDVAVVGGQESMTNAPHLLPDSRKGHKYGPVTMVDAVAHDALRDTVTEVSMGDLTEGGNGERKIGRADQDQIAAGSHQRAAQAQSDDIFADEIAPMEIPQRKGDPVVVAQDEGVRPDTTVESLSGLRPAFAKDGTITAGNSSPLSDGAAALVVTSRDYAKRNNLTILATVAGYGQVAGPDTSLHSQPSRAIQEAVKRNGWTVDELDFIEINEAFGAVAIQSLNDLDYPVEQTNIHGGAIALGHPVGASGARLVLHAALELSRRGEGKSAISLCGGGGQGDAVLLER from the coding sequence GTGCAGCACAACGACCGCGACGCCGTCATCGTCGCCGGCGCCCGCACCCCGTTCACGAGGCTTCTCGGCGCGCAGGCCTCCCTGTCCGCCGTCGAGCTGGGCGCCCACGCCATTAACCATGCCGTGCGGCGCTCCGACGTCGACGCGAACGATATTGACACCGTGATCATGGGACAGGTCGTGCAGGCAGGATGCGGTCAAAACCCAGCGCGCCAATCGGCGTTGGCAGCGGGCATCGGTTATGACGTTCCGGCCATCACGATCAACAAGGTGTGTCTGTCGGGTGCCACCGCCGTCATCGAAGCGACGCGTCGCATTCGTCTGGGCGAGATCGACGTCGCCGTCGTAGGTGGACAAGAGTCCATGACCAACGCGCCGCACCTGCTGCCAGATTCTCGGAAGGGGCACAAGTACGGTCCGGTGACTATGGTGGATGCAGTGGCGCATGACGCCCTGCGGGACACGGTCACGGAGGTCTCCATGGGGGATCTCACCGAGGGCGGAAACGGTGAGCGCAAGATCGGGCGCGCCGACCAGGATCAGATCGCTGCCGGTTCGCACCAGCGGGCAGCGCAGGCGCAGTCCGATGACATTTTTGCCGACGAGATTGCGCCGATGGAGATTCCGCAGCGCAAGGGCGATCCCGTGGTGGTCGCGCAGGATGAAGGTGTTCGTCCCGACACCACAGTCGAGTCACTGAGCGGTTTGCGCCCGGCCTTCGCGAAGGACGGAACCATTACCGCGGGTAACTCGTCGCCACTGTCAGACGGCGCAGCCGCCCTCGTGGTGACATCACGCGACTACGCCAAGCGGAACAACCTGACGATTCTGGCCACGGTGGCCGGATACGGTCAGGTCGCTGGCCCGGACACCTCGCTGCATTCCCAGCCCTCTCGAGCCATCCAGGAAGCGGTCAAGCGCAATGGCTGGACCGTGGACGAACTGGATTTCATTGAGATCAACGAGGCCTTCGGCGCGGTCGCGATCCAGTCGCTCAACGACCTGGACTACCCGGTAGAGCAGACGAACATCCATGGCGGGGCAATCGCCCTTGGGCATCCGGTGGGTGCCTCAGGCGCGCGTCTGGTGCTCCATGCGGCCCTGGAATTGTCCCGACGCGGAGAAGGTAAGTCTGCCATCTCCCTGTGCGGTGGCGGCGGTCAAGGAGACGCGGTTCTGCTGGAGCGCTAA
- the ftsE gene encoding cell division ATP-binding protein FtsE, with product MIRFEQVTKVYDRTSRAALDDVTVEFERGEFVFLVGASGSGKSTFIRLVLREERASHGAVYVTGRNVARLPSWRVPRLRRSIGVVFQDFRLLPNKTVFANVAFAMQVLGRRRALINQAVPDVLEMVGLAGKEKRMPHELSGGEQQRVAIARAVVNRPAILLADEPTGNLDPETSRGIMDVLDRINQNGTTVVMATHDDDIVNAMRRRVVELSDGVIVRDEAEGQYGPFIAPETDAVVLDAQSGVTLFETTPVVSALQGEPGAATLLTEQPQDQRPVSPPTGLLDLRRSGALGGRRTPAADTAPSTDHGATDHEGEATR from the coding sequence ATGATTCGATTCGAACAGGTCACGAAGGTCTACGACCGGACCTCGCGTGCAGCTCTGGACGACGTGACCGTAGAATTTGAGCGCGGCGAGTTCGTCTTTCTCGTCGGCGCATCCGGATCCGGTAAATCCACCTTCATCCGTCTGGTGTTGCGTGAAGAGCGCGCCAGCCACGGTGCGGTCTATGTGACCGGCCGCAATGTGGCCCGCCTTCCCAGCTGGCGGGTGCCACGACTTCGACGCAGTATCGGCGTCGTCTTCCAGGACTTCCGCTTGCTTCCCAACAAGACTGTGTTTGCCAATGTTGCCTTCGCCATGCAGGTGCTAGGCCGGCGACGGGCGTTGATCAACCAGGCAGTTCCCGACGTGCTGGAGATGGTGGGACTCGCCGGCAAAGAAAAGCGTATGCCGCACGAGCTCTCCGGCGGTGAGCAGCAGAGGGTTGCCATCGCACGCGCCGTGGTGAACCGTCCGGCCATTTTGCTGGCCGACGAGCCCACCGGAAACCTGGACCCGGAGACGTCCCGGGGCATCATGGACGTCCTGGACCGCATCAATCAGAACGGCACCACGGTGGTGATGGCCACGCACGATGACGACATCGTTAACGCGATGCGCCGTCGCGTGGTCGAGCTGTCCGACGGTGTGATCGTGCGTGACGAAGCCGAAGGCCAGTATGGCCCGTTTATTGCTCCCGAAACCGACGCGGTGGTGCTCGACGCGCAGTCGGGCGTGACCCTGTTCGAGACCACTCCGGTGGTCAGTGCACTTCAGGGCGAGCCGGGAGCGGCAACCTTGCTCACCGAGCAACCGCAAGATCAACGACCGGTATCACCGCCGACAGGGCTTCTCGACCTGCGGCGAAGTGGCGCACTGGGAGGGCGGCGCACCCCGGCGGCTGATACGGCGCCGAGCACGGACCACGGCGCTACGGATCACGAAGGGGAGGCAACTCGATGA
- the prfB gene encoding peptide chain release factor 2, which produces MADIDFSQEISELRSTLSSIEDVSDVEGIRAEIAELSEQAGAPNLWDDPDAAQKVTSKLSHRQSDLERITRLESRIDDLEVMIDLAAEENEPSLLDDAKTELESIKKSLSELEVVTLLSGEYDPRDAVITIRAGAGGVDAADFAEMLMRMYLRWAEQRGWSTKVMDTSYAEEAGLKSATFEVNAPFAFGTLSVEAGTHRLVRISPFDNQGRRQTSFAAVEVVPLIESDDSVEIPESELKVDVFRSSGPGGQSVNTTDSAVRMTHIPTGIVVSMQNEKSQIQNRAAALRVMQSRLLLLRKQEEDAKKKEMAGDVKASWGDQMRSYVLNPYQMVKDLRTNHEEGNPSSVFDGAIDGFIDAGIRWRAEGRGNEED; this is translated from the coding sequence ATGGCTGACATTGACTTTTCACAAGAGATCTCCGAACTCCGCTCAACACTGTCCTCGATTGAGGATGTCTCCGATGTGGAGGGAATTCGTGCTGAGATCGCCGAGCTGTCCGAACAAGCGGGAGCCCCCAATCTCTGGGACGACCCCGATGCGGCGCAGAAAGTCACCTCGAAGTTGTCCCACCGGCAGTCTGATCTCGAGCGGATCACCCGCCTTGAATCGCGCATTGACGACCTCGAGGTCATGATCGACTTGGCAGCCGAAGAGAACGAGCCGTCGCTCTTGGACGACGCAAAGACCGAGCTGGAATCGATTAAGAAGTCGCTGTCCGAACTCGAGGTCGTGACGTTGCTCAGCGGTGAGTATGACCCGCGTGATGCAGTGATTACTATTCGTGCCGGTGCTGGTGGTGTCGATGCCGCGGACTTCGCGGAGATGCTGATGCGCATGTACCTGCGCTGGGCCGAGCAGCGTGGCTGGTCCACGAAGGTCATGGATACCTCCTACGCCGAAGAGGCTGGACTGAAGTCGGCCACCTTCGAGGTCAATGCTCCTTTCGCCTTCGGCACTCTCTCTGTTGAGGCTGGTACTCACCGTCTGGTGCGCATCTCGCCTTTCGATAACCAGGGGCGCCGTCAGACCTCGTTCGCAGCGGTCGAAGTCGTGCCGCTCATCGAATCAGACGACTCGGTTGAGATTCCCGAATCTGAGCTCAAGGTTGACGTCTTCCGGTCTTCGGGCCCCGGCGGTCAGTCCGTGAACACCACCGACTCGGCCGTGCGCATGACGCACATTCCTACCGGAATCGTCGTGTCGATGCAGAACGAAAAATCCCAGATCCAGAACCGTGCCGCTGCGTTGCGTGTGATGCAGTCGCGACTCCTCCTGCTGCGTAAACAAGAAGAAGACGCCAAGAAGAAGGAAATGGCTGGCGACGTGAAGGCATCGTGGGGCGACCAGATGCGCTCCTACGTGCTGAACCCCTACCAGATGGTCAAGGATCTGCGTACGAACCATGAAGAGGGTAACCCCTCATCAGTTTTCGACGGTGCGATCGACGGCTTCATCGACGCAGGCATTCGCTGGCGTGCTGAAGGCCGCGGCAACGAAGAGGACTGA
- a CDS encoding polyketide cyclase gives MTENRIVSAEKNIRAAASDIFKILADPAQHSRIDGNGNVDHADQGQRITASGQVFTARLTNGDARENLVTEFDEGRVLAWKPAVPGSEPRGHFFRWELERVDDDTTLVRHTYDWTQLTDETRFERARSYTSAALATSIDGLAALAEDDGAGSEEG, from the coding sequence ATGACTGAGAACCGTATCGTTTCTGCCGAGAAAAACATCCGAGCTGCGGCGTCGGACATTTTCAAGATTCTCGCGGACCCCGCCCAGCACTCTCGTATCGACGGCAATGGCAACGTAGACCATGCCGACCAGGGACAGCGGATCACCGCCAGCGGGCAGGTCTTCACTGCGCGACTCACGAACGGTGATGCCCGCGAGAACCTGGTCACCGAGTTTGATGAGGGCCGGGTGCTCGCGTGGAAGCCGGCGGTACCTGGCTCGGAGCCACGTGGACATTTCTTTCGCTGGGAGCTGGAGCGCGTCGACGACGACACGACCCTCGTGCGGCATACCTACGACTGGACCCAGCTGACCGATGAAACCCGTTTTGAAAGGGCGCGTTCATACACTTCCGCGGCCCTGGCCACGTCCATTGACGGGCTTGCAGCACTGGCGGAGGACGACGGGGCCGGATCCGAAGAAGGCTGA
- a CDS encoding ATP-binding protein: MESASHDAPFTFSWLALKLLGRGLYSNPWSALSELVANGLDAGAQNVYVYVDARDKSKATIEVVDDGTGMSRADILNYVKVGFNKREHAMATGASNAGEVKGRKGIGKLAALFLSRHFYLQTKHKDDGSNWELDARDGKVSDEENPSLKATDDVPWTANEELWNQTATGTRLVMLDVDLTGYGPQSINALGSRLANQFLLPDNASPRILLSVRSSETETNYNYSPVKKNVAFGNLAEIAQYFTSNDVQPDELVGDPTVLNVPAKELPGGNYEHIQSRTTFPLDPPEDESWEEIAKFVDRSNQTYQGVKYSLTGWIGVHATIDNKGAKANDNRFIKNKYYNPAQLRVYVRGKLASDRLLSQLGITGTYANYIEGEISFDLLDDDSLPDIATSNRQDFDETDGRVTLLRALVRPIVGNLIQRRTALAKQISAAGKAEKERRDTSAKHQFSDQLRRDLDHHSDISKGIRDELHMTITGKVQGNVPVKQNFRVFISHARADKAFARFIDDLLRSRGVRAEEVFFTSRAGAVDLALDERALSTVIKENITDANTLIFYMTSRHFLDSQFCLFEGGAGWATRAVSEYLKLNMDFNSIPKFLTDGRSEQSVIGPDDNIELRPELHNYLVKGVLNPMIEHLNRGREIAGGVLIEPFELRTAPSAVEMSREGKTAKDYFDQSIVEHWDVLISTEIKTYLTEYLKQ, encoded by the coding sequence ATGGAAAGCGCTAGCCACGATGCGCCATTTACGTTCAGCTGGCTCGCGCTCAAGTTGTTAGGGAGGGGCCTCTACTCAAATCCATGGAGCGCACTCTCAGAGCTCGTGGCTAACGGCCTCGACGCAGGGGCGCAGAACGTATACGTCTATGTCGACGCCAGAGACAAGTCAAAGGCAACCATAGAGGTCGTAGACGACGGAACCGGGATGAGTCGTGCTGACATACTGAACTATGTCAAGGTCGGGTTCAACAAGCGTGAACATGCCATGGCGACGGGCGCTTCTAATGCAGGTGAGGTGAAGGGCCGAAAAGGAATAGGGAAGCTTGCAGCACTGTTTCTGTCGCGTCATTTCTACCTGCAAACAAAGCACAAAGATGATGGAAGTAACTGGGAACTGGATGCGCGCGATGGCAAAGTCAGCGATGAGGAGAATCCCAGTCTCAAGGCCACAGACGATGTGCCATGGACAGCCAACGAAGAGTTGTGGAATCAGACGGCAACGGGCACTCGCCTTGTCATGCTCGACGTCGATCTTACTGGATACGGTCCTCAATCTATCAATGCTCTGGGGTCACGACTGGCTAATCAATTCTTGTTACCGGACAATGCGTCTCCGAGAATCCTGTTGTCAGTGAGATCTTCTGAGACCGAAACCAACTACAATTATTCGCCGGTGAAAAAGAACGTAGCTTTCGGTAACTTGGCGGAGATTGCTCAATATTTCACATCCAACGACGTGCAGCCAGATGAGTTAGTTGGAGATCCCACCGTGTTGAATGTACCTGCGAAAGAACTCCCCGGTGGTAACTACGAGCATATTCAATCACGTACCACGTTCCCGTTGGATCCTCCAGAAGATGAGTCCTGGGAAGAGATCGCCAAATTCGTGGACCGGTCTAACCAGACCTACCAGGGCGTCAAATACAGTCTGACTGGATGGATCGGCGTGCATGCCACTATCGACAACAAGGGCGCGAAGGCGAATGACAATCGTTTCATTAAGAACAAGTACTACAACCCTGCACAGTTGAGGGTTTATGTGCGAGGAAAACTCGCAAGCGACCGCTTGCTTTCTCAATTAGGAATTACTGGAACGTACGCGAACTACATTGAGGGAGAGATTTCCTTCGATCTACTCGATGATGATTCCTTGCCAGATATAGCTACATCCAACCGGCAGGATTTTGACGAAACAGACGGTCGCGTTACGTTGCTTCGGGCCTTGGTTCGGCCTATCGTGGGGAACCTGATTCAGCGTCGCACTGCGCTAGCTAAGCAAATTTCAGCTGCAGGTAAAGCTGAAAAAGAACGCCGGGATACTTCCGCGAAACATCAATTCTCGGATCAATTAAGGCGCGATCTGGATCATCACTCCGATATCTCGAAAGGTATCCGTGATGAACTGCACATGACCATCACCGGTAAGGTTCAAGGCAACGTACCGGTCAAGCAAAACTTTCGAGTATTCATTTCCCACGCGCGAGCAGACAAGGCGTTCGCGAGGTTCATCGACGATCTTCTTCGATCACGGGGTGTGAGAGCCGAGGAGGTATTTTTTACATCTCGGGCCGGAGCAGTCGACCTAGCCCTTGATGAACGTGCGTTGAGCACCGTGATTAAGGAGAACATCACAGACGCGAACACCCTGATCTTTTACATGACCAGCCGGCACTTCCTTGATAGCCAGTTCTGCTTGTTCGAAGGCGGCGCGGGGTGGGCGACGCGCGCTGTGAGTGAATACCTCAAGCTCAACATGGACTTCAATTCGATTCCGAAGTTCTTGACAGACGGAAGGTCGGAACAGTCCGTAATCGGCCCTGACGACAACATCGAGCTGAGGCCTGAACTGCATAACTACCTAGTGAAGGGGGTCTTGAACCCGATGATCGAGCATTTGAATCGTGGGCGAGAGATCGCAGGTGGGGTGCTAATTGAACCGTTCGAATTGCGGACTGCGCCTTCAGCCGTGGAGATGAGTCGCGAAGGCAAGACGGCAAAAGACTACTTCGATCAGTCTATTGTGGAGCACTGGGATGTGCTAATTAGTACTGAAATCAAAACGTACTTAACCGAATACCTGAAACAGTAG
- a CDS encoding DNA cytosine methyltransferase, with amino-acid sequence MTFKKVDVHARSSSTSAASQDKNATFPLDTVDPMGEVTSINVARPRVLEFFAGIGLARMGLESAGFRVAWANDFEADKKAMYEAQFAEDPEHTFSLGDIARTKVSELPKDASLAWASSPCTDLSLAGARAGFAGAQSGTFWHFIQLLTDLGKNRPDVVVLENVTGLASSHGGDDLTAAIRAFNQLGYSIDVLALDARRFLPQSRPRLFLVGAQNPPTDNPDPNSELRPDWLQWVYGDKSLRTHRAALPTPPKPKTEGLGELIEDMPLSDERWWDESRTTAFIGSLSPTQRDRVMRLRRTSGVKYRTAYRRTRKGTAVWEVRPDDVSGCLRTARGGSSKQAVVRLGNKRLQVRWMTPLEYARLMGAGDYNLDSARTNQALFGFGDAVAVPAVAWLAENYLMPLVKGDLVTLGAPVDEALNG; translated from the coding sequence ATGACTTTCAAAAAGGTTGACGTCCACGCAAGATCTTCTAGCACATCAGCAGCGAGTCAAGACAAGAACGCGACATTTCCACTTGATACGGTAGACCCCATGGGAGAAGTGACATCAATCAACGTTGCGCGGCCAAGGGTCCTCGAGTTCTTTGCTGGAATCGGCCTCGCCCGCATGGGTCTTGAGAGTGCCGGGTTCCGGGTAGCGTGGGCCAATGATTTTGAAGCCGACAAGAAAGCAATGTATGAGGCGCAGTTCGCCGAAGACCCCGAGCACACATTCTCTCTTGGTGATATAGCGAGAACGAAAGTTTCCGAACTCCCCAAAGATGCGTCCTTAGCCTGGGCGTCGTCACCATGTACCGATCTTTCACTAGCTGGCGCACGTGCCGGATTCGCGGGAGCACAATCCGGAACCTTCTGGCACTTTATACAACTGCTCACAGATCTCGGTAAGAATCGTCCAGACGTTGTTGTGCTCGAAAACGTGACAGGACTTGCATCATCACACGGTGGTGATGACCTTACTGCCGCAATCCGCGCCTTCAATCAACTTGGATACTCCATTGATGTGCTCGCACTAGACGCGCGACGATTCCTACCCCAGTCTCGACCAAGACTGTTTCTTGTTGGCGCACAGAATCCTCCAACAGATAATCCGGATCCCAATTCAGAACTCCGACCAGACTGGCTGCAATGGGTATATGGCGACAAGAGCCTCCGAACTCACAGAGCTGCGCTCCCCACACCCCCCAAGCCCAAGACGGAAGGACTGGGAGAACTCATTGAAGACATGCCCCTCAGTGATGAGCGATGGTGGGACGAATCACGCACAACCGCCTTCATCGGGTCGCTGTCCCCCACACAACGAGACCGCGTGATGCGCCTCAGGCGCACGTCCGGAGTGAAGTATCGTACGGCCTATAGAAGGACCCGCAAGGGCACTGCCGTCTGGGAGGTCCGCCCTGATGATGTTTCCGGCTGCCTACGTACGGCTCGAGGTGGTTCGTCGAAGCAAGCGGTCGTTCGACTTGGAAACAAGAGGCTACAAGTCCGTTGGATGACCCCTTTGGAATATGCTCGCCTCATGGGTGCAGGAGACTACAACTTAGATAGCGCTCGCACGAACCAGGCGCTATTCGGGTTCGGTGATGCTGTTGCTGTCCCCGCCGTAGCATGGCTCGCAGAAAACTACTTAATGCCACTGGTCAAGGGCGATTTGGTTACGTTAGGTGCCCCCGTTGACGAGGCGCTCAATGGCTAG